One window of the Pyrus communis chromosome 17, drPyrComm1.1, whole genome shotgun sequence genome contains the following:
- the LOC137722889 gene encoding BURP domain protein RD22-like has product MAFHLALFFSLLKMAVVVALASQDAHPPLPHELYWNSVLPNTQMPKAISQLLQPDFMIKEDMRIPVELGKGTGFDLIAGEENPRPAGGTNVDLVGKDGTKPAYVGVAQEGNFFFYPSHHAHATHGGTNVDLVGKDGTKPAYVGVAQEGNLFLYPSHHADATHGGTNVDLVGKDGTKPAYVGVAQEGNLFLYPSHHAHDTHEGTNVDLVGKDGRKPAYVGVAQEGNLFLYPSHHADATHEGTNVDLVGKDGRKPAYVGGAQEGNLFLYPSHHADATHGGTNVDLVGKDGRKPAYVGVAQEGNVFLYPSHHAHDTHGGTNVDLVGKDGTKPAYVGVAQEGNVFLYPSHHAHATHEGTNVDLVGKDGTKPAYVGVAQEGNVFLYPSHHAHAAHENQLHKDDNPQATLFFLEKDMRPGTTMNLNFTRNSNTANFLPRKTAELIPFSSNELPEIFNQFSVKSESVEANIIKQTIEECEAAGIRGEEKYCATSLESMIDFTTSKLGRNVQAFSTAVLEKGGTMSIISVKKLAGDKAVVCHKQNYPYAVFYCHATKPTRAYVVPLRGSDGVKAKAVAICHVDTSEWDPQHLAFQVLKVKPGTIPICHFLPSDHVVWVPNPQIYISS; this is encoded by the exons ATGGCATTTCATCTCgcactcttcttctctcttctcaaA ATGGCAGTGGTGGTGGCACTGGCAAGCCAAGATGCTCATCCACCGTTACCTCATGAACTCTACTGGAACTCGGTCTTGCCAAACACACAAATGCCAAAAGCTATCAGTCAACTTCTCCAACCTG ACTTCATGATTAAAGAAGATATGAGAATCCCTGTCGAATTAGGGAAGGGTACTGGTTTCGACCTCATTGCAGGAGAAGAAAACCCTAGACCTGCTGGAGGCACAAATGTCGATCTTGTTGGAAAAGATGGGACGAAACCTGCATATGTTGGAGTAGCACAAGAAGGAAACTTCTTTTTTTACCCTAGTCATCATGCACATGCCACTCATGGAGGCACAAATGTTGATCTTGTTGGAAAAGATGGGACGAAACCTGCATATGTTGGAGTAGCACAAGAAGGAAACCTTTTCCTTTACCCTAGTCATCATGCAGATGCCACTCATGGAGGCACAAATGTCGATCTTGTTGGAAAAGATGGGACGAAACCTGCATATGTTGGAGTAGCACAAGAAGGAAACCTATTTCTTTACCCTAGTCATCATGCACATGACACTCATGAAGGCACAAATGTCGATCTTGTTGGAAAAGATGGGAGGAAACCTGCATATGTTGGAGTAGCACAAGAAGGAAACCTCTTCCTTTACCCTAGTCATCATGCAGATGCCACTCATGAAGGCACAAATGTCGATCTTGTTGGAAAAGATGGGAGGAAACCTGCATATGTTGGAGGAGCACAAGAAGGAAACCTTTTCCTTTACCCTAGTCATCATGCAGATGCCACTCATGGAGGCACAAATGTCGATCTTGTTGGAAAAGATGGGAGGAAACCTGCATATGTTGGAGTAGCACAAGAAGGAAACGTATTTCTTTACCCTAGTCATCATGCACATGACACTCATGGAGGCACAAATGTCGATCTTGTTGGAAAAGATGGGACAAAACCTGCATATGTTGGAGTAGCACAAGAAGGAAACGTATTTCTTTACCCTAGTCATCATGCACATGCCACTCATGAAGGCACAAATGTCGATCTTGTTGGAAAAGATGGGACGAAACCTGCATATGTTGGAGTAGCACAAGAAGGAAACGTATTTCTTTACCCTAGTCATCATGCACATGCCGCTCATGAGAATCAACTCCATAAAGATGACAACCCGCAGGCAACTCTATTCTTCTTGGAGAAGGACATGCGTCCTGGGACAACAATGAACTTGAACTTCACTAGAAATTCGAATACGGCGAATTTCCTACCACGCAAAACAGCAGAGTTGATCCCCTTCTCGTCGAACGAATTACCTgaaattttcaaccaattttcagTGAAATCAGAATCTGTGGAAGCCAATATAATTAAGCAAACTATTGAAGAGTGCGAAGCTGCAGGCATAAGAGGAGAGGAAAAATATTGTGCCACCTCGTTAGAATCAATGATTGATTTCACCACTTCGAAGCTCGGAAGAAACGTTCAGGCATTCTCGACGGCGGTGTTGGAGAAAGGAGGAACCATGTCCATAATTTCTGTGAAGAAGCTTGCAGGTGACAAAGCCGTTGTGTGCCATAAGCAGAACTATCCGTACGCAGTGTTTTACTGCCATGCAACAAAACCTACAAGAGCTTACGTGGTGCCCCTGAGAGGTTCTGATGGGGTGAAGGCTAAAGCAGTAGCAATCTGCCATGTGGACACATCAGAATGGGACCCACAGCATTTGGCCTTCCAAGTGCTCAAGGTTAAGCCCGGAACGATTCCCATTTGCCACTTCCTTCCTAGTGATCATGTTGTTTGGGTTCCAAACCCCCAAATCTACATTAGTAGTTGA
- the LOC137722512 gene encoding uncharacterized protein isoform X2 translates to MESEKPSFEPFRLFSSPGSGFLEQSEPPLPPPPPSVQVLPSEVSSSVKYTVEPVELGGLTLLKGRVSTQEVFTLSNSDLVPGKYEGGLKLWEGSLDLVKALSSEVQNGHLSFAGKRVLELGCGHGLPGIFACLEGAAAIHFQDFNGEVLQCLTIPNVNSNIPNFQPPSVQVTKSNVGAEIGFFAGDWREMHKLLPYAQNDERDLNVSSEQSLDAQYDIILMAETVYSISTLPHLYELIKKCLTPSHGVVYMAAKKHYFGVGGGTRRFLSVVEKDGVLASSMVAEVADGSSNVREVWKLSFK, encoded by the exons ATGGAGTCTGAG AAACCAAGTTTCGAACCGTTTCGGCTGTTTTCATCGCCAGGGTCGGGGTTTCTTGAACAATCAGAGCCCCCTCTTCCTCCGCCACCTCCTTCCGTCCAAGTGCTTCCCTCCGAG GTTTCGTCGTCTGTGAAGTACACCGTGGAGCCGGTGGAGTTGGGCGGACTTACTTTGCTCAAG GGCCGGGTTAGTACTCAAGAAGTTTTCACACTATCCAACTCCGATTTAGTTCCTGGGAAATATGAAG GGGGATTAAAGCTGTGGGAAGGTTCTCTTGATCTAGTTAAAGCTCTAAGCTCTGAAGTTCAAAATGGACATTTATCATTTGCCGGTAAACGCGTTTTAGAG CTTGGTTGTGGCCATGGACTTCCCGGTATCTTTGCCTGCCTTGAG GGTGCAGCTGCCATTCATTTCCAGGACTTCAATGGGGAGGTCCTGCAGTGCCTCACCATTCCCAATGTAAATTCAAATATTCCAAACTTCCAACCCCCATCAGTGCAAGTGACAAAGTCTAATGTGGGGGCCGAAATTGGTTTTTTTGCTGGTGACTGGCGTGAAATGCATAAACTTCTTCCTTATGCACAAAACGACGAGAGGGATCTTAATGTTAGTTCAGAGCAAAGTTTAGATGCTCAGTATGATATTATTTTAATGGCGGAGACAGTTTACTCAATTTCTACCCTCCCACATCTATATGAACTCATAAAAAAG TGCTTAACTCCTTCTCATGGAGTAGTCTACATGGCTGCAAAGAAGCATTATTTTGGAGTAGGCGGGGGAACTCGGAGGTTCCTATCTGTGGTCGAGAAAGATG GGGTGTTGGCTTCTAGCATGGTTGCTGAAGTTGCAGATGGTTCTTCTAATGTCCGAGAGGTATGGAAGCTTTCGTTTAAGTAG
- the LOC137722512 gene encoding uncharacterized protein isoform X1, which produces MESEKPSFEPFRLFSSPGSGFLEQSEPPLPPPPPSVQVLPSEVSSSVKYTVEPVELGGLTLLKGRVSTQEVFTLSNSDLVPGKYEGGLKLWEGSLDLVKALSSEVQNGHLSFAGKRVLELGCGHGLPGIFACLEGAAAIHFQDFNGEVLQCLTIPNVNSNIPNFQPPSVQVTKSNVGAEIGFFAGDWREMHKLLPYAQNDERDLNVSSEQSLDAQYDIILMAETVYSISTLPHLYELIKKCLTPSHGVVYMAAKKHYFGVGGGTRRFLSVVEKDGVLASSMVAEVADGSSNVRESAPLSTLPPLWPPLTSLTPPTLPPLSWIVAILEFLDMLKFPNIDGG; this is translated from the exons ATGGAGTCTGAG AAACCAAGTTTCGAACCGTTTCGGCTGTTTTCATCGCCAGGGTCGGGGTTTCTTGAACAATCAGAGCCCCCTCTTCCTCCGCCACCTCCTTCCGTCCAAGTGCTTCCCTCCGAG GTTTCGTCGTCTGTGAAGTACACCGTGGAGCCGGTGGAGTTGGGCGGACTTACTTTGCTCAAG GGCCGGGTTAGTACTCAAGAAGTTTTCACACTATCCAACTCCGATTTAGTTCCTGGGAAATATGAAG GGGGATTAAAGCTGTGGGAAGGTTCTCTTGATCTAGTTAAAGCTCTAAGCTCTGAAGTTCAAAATGGACATTTATCATTTGCCGGTAAACGCGTTTTAGAG CTTGGTTGTGGCCATGGACTTCCCGGTATCTTTGCCTGCCTTGAG GGTGCAGCTGCCATTCATTTCCAGGACTTCAATGGGGAGGTCCTGCAGTGCCTCACCATTCCCAATGTAAATTCAAATATTCCAAACTTCCAACCCCCATCAGTGCAAGTGACAAAGTCTAATGTGGGGGCCGAAATTGGTTTTTTTGCTGGTGACTGGCGTGAAATGCATAAACTTCTTCCTTATGCACAAAACGACGAGAGGGATCTTAATGTTAGTTCAGAGCAAAGTTTAGATGCTCAGTATGATATTATTTTAATGGCGGAGACAGTTTACTCAATTTCTACCCTCCCACATCTATATGAACTCATAAAAAAG TGCTTAACTCCTTCTCATGGAGTAGTCTACATGGCTGCAAAGAAGCATTATTTTGGAGTAGGCGGGGGAACTCGGAGGTTCCTATCTGTGGTCGAGAAAGATG GGGTGTTGGCTTCTAGCATGGTTGCTGAAGTTGCAGATGGTTCTTCTAATGTCCGAGAG TCAGCACCACTATCAACACTCCCACCACTATGGCCGCCATTAACATCACTGACGCCACCAACCTTGCCACCACTATCATGGATTGTCGCCATTTTAGAATTCCTCGACATGCTTAAATTTCCTAATATAGATGGTGGGTAA